A part of Bacillus thuringiensis genomic DNA contains:
- a CDS encoding BlaI/MecI/CopY family transcriptional regulator, giving the protein MFTQNYKLNEQGLNHFFGPLEAKIMEIVWSSEGITIKEVQQRLSEESPVNFNTVMTVMNRLVEKLHLEKQTVKRSGIYRAIQTKEEFLSNQTKKMTQELMGEFGDLVVNHMLDELEQADPTLIKKLEDKLSQLKKEE; this is encoded by the coding sequence ATGTTTACTCAAAACTATAAGTTAAATGAGCAAGGGTTAAATCATTTCTTTGGACCGCTTGAAGCGAAGATTATGGAGATTGTTTGGTCTAGCGAGGGTATTACGATTAAAGAAGTGCAGCAGAGATTAAGTGAAGAATCACCTGTAAATTTTAATACTGTAATGACAGTTATGAACAGGCTAGTAGAGAAATTACACTTAGAAAAACAGACTGTAAAAAGAAGTGGCATATATCGTGCTATACAAACAAAAGAAGAATTCTTATCCAATCAAACGAAGAAAATGACACAGGAATTGATGGGGGAATTTGGAGATTTAGTTGTAAATCATATGCTAGATGAGTTAGAGCAGGCTGATCCGACTTTAATAAAAAAGTTAGAAGACAAATTGAGTCAGTTAAAAAAAGAGGAGTAA
- a CDS encoding M56 family metallopeptidase, with translation MKWQMRKIVLLAVIVSTLFFSMLMYYVTYPFLFQNKMLFLSNFCLFQLEKHMKELSLIRIIIAGLLLLTILIVCKRIWRQFLYGKKLQEILIPFIRKGKQIYILPTTEVAAFTIGLFRPKVVMSEGMLQTFSDEEMDAIIFHEEYHQNNRDPLKLFCFTLLAEGMMYIPILKGLLQRYHTYQELAADKYAMNKMESSFELGSALLKLIKIKTMENRCVTASFAKTAINLRIEQVLNEKVVKLTIPLHTNSVYVTLGLFCMSVVLIVGECI, from the coding sequence ATGAAATGGCAAATGCGTAAAATCGTATTGTTAGCAGTAATTGTTAGTACCCTCTTTTTCAGTATGTTAATGTATTACGTTACATATCCATTTCTGTTTCAAAATAAGATGCTCTTTCTTTCAAATTTTTGCTTGTTCCAGTTAGAAAAACATATGAAAGAATTATCGCTCATTCGTATTATAATCGCTGGATTATTATTACTTACCATATTAATCGTGTGCAAAAGAATTTGGCGACAATTTTTATATGGTAAAAAATTACAAGAAATACTTATCCCTTTCATCCGAAAAGGAAAACAAATATATATATTGCCGACTACGGAAGTTGCGGCATTTACAATTGGGCTATTTCGTCCGAAAGTTGTCATGTCAGAAGGGATGCTTCAAACATTTTCAGATGAAGAAATGGATGCAATTATTTTCCATGAAGAATATCATCAAAATAATCGTGATCCGTTAAAATTATTTTGTTTTACGTTATTAGCAGAAGGAATGATGTACATACCGATATTAAAAGGGTTGTTACAGCGGTATCATACGTATCAAGAGCTAGCTGCTGATAAATATGCGATGAACAAAATGGAATCTTCATTTGAGTTAGGTAGCGCGTTATTAAAATTAATTAAAATAAAGACAATGGAAAATCGGTGTGTTACAGCTTCATTTGCAAAAACAGCAATAAATTTACGAATCGAGCAAGTGTTAAATGAAAAGGTTGTTAAGCTTACTATTCCGTTACATACGAATTCGGTATATGTAACATTAGGTTTATTCTGTATGTCGGTTGTACTTATTGTCGGAGAGTGCATATAG
- the ccdA gene encoding cytochrome c biogenesis CcdA family protein — translation MNAADLTIWLVAGAGVLSFISPCSLPLYPSYLSYITGVSIQDLKENRGIMQKSAIIHTIFFIIGFSVIFYALGLSVSWIGITFSSNQKLIQQIGGIFIVLMGLFMTGLFQPKWLMAEKKVQYRSKSTGYIRSILVGMTYAAGWTPCVGPIFSAVLMLGATNPEGAFLYITAYTLGFAVPFFVMAFFIGKVKWIVTYANVMMKIGGGMMIVTGILLYTNQMTKITAFFIRLFGGFTGF, via the coding sequence ATGAATGCAGCAGATTTAACAATTTGGCTTGTGGCTGGGGCGGGAGTATTGTCATTTATATCTCCGTGCTCTTTACCGCTATATCCATCTTATTTATCTTATATTACAGGTGTGTCTATTCAAGATTTAAAAGAAAATCGTGGGATTATGCAAAAATCAGCGATTATACATACCATATTTTTTATAATCGGATTTTCGGTTATATTTTACGCGTTAGGTTTATCGGTAAGTTGGATTGGAATAACATTTTCATCTAACCAAAAATTGATTCAACAAATTGGTGGGATTTTTATTGTTTTAATGGGGCTATTTATGACGGGCTTGTTTCAGCCTAAGTGGCTTATGGCAGAGAAAAAGGTGCAGTATAGAAGTAAATCGACTGGATATATTCGCTCGATTTTAGTCGGTATGACATATGCAGCGGGTTGGACACCATGTGTTGGACCGATATTTTCCGCTGTACTCATGCTTGGCGCAACGAATCCTGAAGGGGCATTTCTTTATATTACCGCGTATACGCTTGGGTTTGCGGTTCCATTTTTCGTGATGGCATTCTTTATTGGGAAGGTAAAATGGATTGTTACATATGCCAATGTCATGATGAAAATTGGCGGTGGAATGATGATTGTAACAGGTATTTTATTGTATACAAATCAAATGACGAAAATTACAGCATTCTTTATTCGTCTGTTTGGTGGATTTACAGGTTTTTAA
- a CDS encoding TlpA family protein disulfide reductase encodes MKKLIAIILAGALIWAGVNFYNTKKEEKERKAKQAELQETEVLPQAGFKAPNITLKGLEGKLHSLNDAKGKPYLINFWASWCGPCEMEAPDLVHMYDKYKKDVEIFAVNATIGDPVQEASAFADRHGFKFPVLLDMDGVAGLDYKVFSLPTTFFVNKDGIIVEQVRGVLPPDQLEEKFKKLIES; translated from the coding sequence GTGAAGAAACTAATTGCGATTATACTGGCTGGGGCACTAATTTGGGCCGGAGTTAACTTTTATAATACAAAAAAAGAAGAAAAAGAAAGAAAAGCAAAACAAGCGGAGTTACAAGAAACAGAAGTATTACCACAAGCAGGGTTTAAAGCACCAAACATAACGTTAAAAGGATTAGAAGGGAAGCTGCATTCGTTAAATGATGCAAAAGGAAAACCGTATCTTATTAATTTTTGGGCATCGTGGTGTGGACCATGTGAAATGGAGGCACCTGACTTAGTTCATATGTATGACAAATATAAAAAGGATGTTGAAATTTTTGCGGTAAATGCAACTATCGGAGATCCAGTACAAGAAGCGAGCGCATTTGCAGATCGTCACGGATTTAAGTTTCCTGTTTTACTAGATATGGACGGAGTAGCTGGATTGGATTATAAAGTATTTTCTTTACCAACGACATTTTTTGTTAATAAAGATGGAATTATCGTAGAGCAAGTACGAGGCGTATTACCTCCAGATCAATTAGAAGAGAAATTTAAGAAATTAATTGAGAGTTAA
- a CDS encoding prolipoprotein diacylglyceryl transferase family protein: MEWIVRLQPVSLIIGSLFGFMLMKRKMKNQSVPYEKMMDAVTNAFLIIVFVWKFAPAILNPVWTIRSPLQALLAIGSMKHIIAGCIIASAYIVWKSKKEQFALRILLDTLPIGLCMSIIFYFLFHQKIGVQTTLPWGMKIYESKFLYHPIFVYEIILALCIMGLLWMKNERLGNGKNISVFLIIEGFAHIIISLVSEQNSVLFGLSVQQILSFCVMSLGILFVPKK; encoded by the coding sequence ATGGAGTGGATCGTGAGGTTACAACCCGTATCTCTTATAATTGGAAGTCTATTTGGATTTATGTTGATGAAACGCAAGATGAAGAATCAAAGTGTACCATATGAAAAAATGATGGATGCAGTAACAAATGCTTTTCTTATCATCGTATTTGTATGGAAATTTGCACCGGCAATTTTAAATCCAGTATGGACTATTAGGTCACCATTGCAAGCATTATTAGCTATAGGAAGCATGAAGCATATTATAGCAGGATGTATAATTGCGAGTGCCTATATTGTTTGGAAAAGTAAAAAGGAGCAATTTGCGCTTCGTATTTTACTTGATACATTACCTATTGGACTATGTATGAGTATTATTTTTTATTTTTTGTTTCACCAAAAAATAGGTGTACAAACGACATTGCCTTGGGGAATGAAAATATATGAATCTAAATTTTTATATCATCCTATATTCGTATACGAGATCATCCTTGCCCTTTGTATAATGGGCTTGTTATGGATGAAAAATGAAAGGTTAGGAAATGGAAAGAATATAAGCGTTTTTCTAATTATTGAGGGGTTTGCTCATATCATTATTTCACTTGTTAGTGAACAGAATTCGGTTCTATTTGGTTTATCAGTACAGCAAATACTCAGTTTTTGTGTTATGAGTTTAGGGATTTTGTTCGTGCCGAAAAAATAA